A single window of Neurospora crassa OR74A linkage group VII, whole genome shotgun sequence DNA harbors:
- a CDS encoding mitochondrial 37S ribosomal protein YmS-T, whose protein sequence is MPNKPIRLPPLKQLRVRQANKAEENPCIAVMSSVLACWASAGYNSAGCATVENALRACMDAPKPAPKPNNTINYHLSRFQERLTQGKSKK, encoded by the exons ATGCCCAACAAGCCCATCCGTCTGCCGCCGCTGAAGCAGCTGCGCGTTCGCCAGGCCaacaaggccgaggagaacCCTTGCATCGCCGTCATGTCCTCGGTTCTCG ctTGCTGGGCTTCCGCCGGTTACAACTCGGCCGGTTGCGCCACGGTCGAGAACGCCCTGCGCGCGTGCATGGACGCGCCCAAGCCTGCGCCCAAgcccaacaacaccatcaactACCACTTGTCTCGCTTCCAGGAGAGACTCACTCAGGGCAAGTCCAAGAAATAA
- the cdc24 gene encoding rho guanyl nucleotide exchange factor, whose protein sequence is MAHAALLRTNTAPVFQASTDGVARLNNMSLSNAARASQLSGSTAFNSSTSLSSLTSSATAVTPVNGQVVATTNIINQRADASRSLYQICLSLKQRLAQVPGFEGYLEQLQREQENGHDGPVEALWKLLRTGLPLLTIYNALQPEKPLHVDQRPNETEARRSKRAIMEFVKACLSDLDPPVTECFIVADLTGEDTTGFVKVTSVINYVLDLAEKRGLLLQTLPYPEDDITQPGSKMTHRDYIVRELVDTERKYVQDLENLHDLKRTLEHRSVIPGEFIHDIFLNINAILDHQRKFLIRVETTNSMPQARQEWGSLFVTAEENFGIYQPFIANQRKAAQVATQVFDKIQEAGHPVACDFNTLDGFLLKPMQRLVKYPLLLKDLLKKSEDEHTKEDLAAGIAAAERVLMKANSAVDKNILEEALQDLIHRVDDWKSHKVDNFGSLLLHGVYTVITGKSEQEKDYEIYLFENILLCCKELTTTKAKDKKDKTRSSVPKLRNKFAKLQLKGRIFMTNVTDVVAISKPGSYTVQIWWKGDPGVENFMIKFQTEEMMKKWAAGLEEQRKQNTQAAPVAPDQAPPNFAWLASQGNGLENPYKDEEEDEDIYNAAAPTVAMPGTMPRNGSSTSLRQRSATSDSLAGMARAPPPRFPLPQAPAPLNVGLQPSPAVRAGESYFSPVAESPASSRTSTASGIFAGAGSGYPFPKTGTPQGWQEDSNRYTAPAMPRAPSRDGPSPGTGRNPRGPSMPVMPRGDNSQFQQARSRSYSTPDIAGQAAARINQTGVPAVPGIPAHLTHARHDSNIPRSNTGSPANDLPLRTQTGSPGRERKNYGGQLNQFPPQPIRQGTPGSVTGFPPPSGPPPPGMAPLAPTEGTRNITPSLGTAPIMSGQNPLSPTDDDMLPTQLKVKVHCDTGNYITLVVLYDITYEKLIDRIDNKLSRFTSSSIGGGNLRLRYRDEDGDFVMIESDDDIQIAISDWREGLRNPDSAGEIDLYCEGELLE, encoded by the exons ATGGCCCATGCTGCTCTTCTACGAACGAACACCGCCCCTGTATTTCAAGCGTCGACCGACGGCGTCGCCAGATTGAACAACATGAGCCTGTCCAACGCCGCGCGCGCGAGCCAGCTTTCGGGCTCGACGGCCTTCAATTCCTCTACTTCGCTCAGCTCGCTCACTTCGTCCGCCACCGCCGTTACCCCCGTGAACGGCCAGGTTGTCGCCACCacaaacatcatcaaccagaGAGCCGACGCCTCGCGATCGCTGTACCAAATATGTTTGTCGCTCAAACAACGCCTCGCCCAGGTTCCCGGCTTCGAGGGCTATCTAGAACAACTGCAGCGCGAGCAGGAGAATGGCCATGATGGCCCCGTCGAGGCCCTCTGGAAGCTCCTTCGCACCGGTCTGCCCCTGCTCACCATCTACAATGCGCTCCAACCCGAGAAACCGCTACACGTCGATCAGAGGCCGAACGAGACGGAAGCGCGACGGTCCAAACGCGCCATTATGGAATTCGTCAAGGCCTGCTTGAGCGACCTCGACCCTCCCGTTACCGAATGCTTTATCGTCGCCGACCTTACAGGGGAGGATACCACCGGCTTTGTCAAG GTGACTTCTGTTATCAACTATGTGCTCGATCTTGCCGAAAAACGGGGCCTCTTGCTCCAAACCCTGCCATACCCCGAAGATGATATCACGCAGCCGGGTTCTAAGATGACCCATCGCGATTACATTGTTCGAGAACTGGTAGACACGGAGCGCAAATACGTACAGGATCTCGAGAACCTCCACGACCTGAAGAGGACGCTGGAACACAGGAGCGTTATCCCTGGCGAATTCATCCACGACATATTCCTTAATATCAACGCCATCTTGGATCATCAACGAAAGTTCCTCATCAGGGTAGAAACAACAAATTCGATGCCGCAGGCTAGGCAGGAATGGGGAAGCTTGTTCGTCACAGCTGAAGAGAACTTTGGCATTTACCAACCCTTTATCGCGAACCAAAGAAAGGCGGCCCAGGTTGCGACGCAAGTGTTTGACAAGATCCAAGAGGCTGGCCATCCGGTCGCGTGTGATTTTAATACCCTTGATGGTTTCCTCCTCAAGCCTATGCAGAGACTGGTCAAGTACCCGCTTTTGCTCAAG GATTTGCTGAAGAAGAGCGAGGACGAGCACACCAAGGAGGATTTAGCTGCCGGCATCGCTGCTGCTGAACGGGTCTTGATGAAAGCCAATTCGGCCGTTGATAAGAACATCCTCGAAGAGGCCTTGCAGGACCTTATACACCGAGTAGACGACTGGAAGAGCCATAAGGTGGACAACTTTGGAAGTCTGCTCCTACACGGAGTATACACTGTTATAACGGGCAAGAGTGAACAAGAGAAGGAC TATGAGATCTATCTTTTTGAGAATATCTTGCTCTGTTGCAAGGAACTCACTACGACTAAagccaaggacaagaaggacaagactCGATCATCCGTACCAAAGTTGCGGAACAAGTTCGCCAAACTACAACTTAAGGGCCGCATCTTCATGACCAATGTCACCGATGTAGTAGCCATTTCCAAGCCTG GTTCGTATACCGTACAAATATGGTGGAAGGGCGATCCGGGCGTGGAGAATTTCATGATCAAATTCCAGACCGaagagatgatgaagaagtggGCCGCCGGTCTGGAAGAACAGCGAAAGCAGAACACGCAAGCGGCCCCAGTTGCTCCTGATCAAGCTCCGCCAAACTTTGCCTGGCTCGCCTCGCAAGGCAACGGACTGGAGAATCCCTacaaggacgaagaagaggacgaggacatCTATAATGCTGCTGCCCCGACCGTTGCCATGCCAGGCACAATGCCGCGGAATGGATCGAGCACAAGTCTACGGCAGCGGTCCGCCACCAGCGACAGTCTAGCAGGTATGGCTCGCGCACCACCTCCACGATTCCCTCTTCCACAGGCACCTGCGCCTCTCAATGTTGGCCTTCAGCCATCACCCGCTGTTCGAGCAGGCGAGTCTTACTTCTCTCCCGTAGCCGAGTCGCCCGCTTCGAGTCGGACGAGCACAGCGAGCGGCATCTTCGCCGGTGCCGGATCCGGCTATCCTTTCCCCAAGACCGGTACCCCCCAAGGATGGCAGGAGGATAGCAACCGCTACACGGCCCCTGCCATGCCAAGGGCGCCATCGCGAGACGGCCCATCTCCAGGAACCGGGAGGAACCCACGAGGACCCTCGATGCCCGTTATGCCCCGGGGGGATAACAGCCAGTTTCAGCAGGCACGCAGTCGGAGTTATAGTACACCGGACATTGCTGGCCAGGCCGCTGCGCGCATCAACCAGACAGGGGTACCTGCGGTGCCAGGCATTCCCGCCCATCTAACCCATGCCCGCCATGATTCCAACATTCCCAGGAGCAATACCGGCAGTCCAGCAAACGACCTTCCTCTACGGACCCAGACAGGTTCCCCTGGCAGAGAGCGGAAGAACTATGGAGGCCAATTGAATCAGTTCCCTCCACAGCCTATCCGCCAGGGAACACCAGGCAGTGTCACCGGCTTCCCTCCGCCATCTGGCCCGCCCCCACCGGGCATGGCGCCTCTTGCCCCGACTGAGGGAACGCGAAACATCACCCCATCGCTCGGTACCGCACCGATCATGTCCGGACAGAACCCGCTCTCACCCACAGATGACGACATGCTCCCCACGCAACTGAAGGTCAAGGTTCACTGCGATACCGGTAACTACATCACATTGGTTGTGCTCTACGACATTACTTACGAGAAACTGATTGACCGCATCGACAATAAACTTTCGCGGTTTACCAGTAGCAGTATCGGCGGGGGTAATTTGAGGTTACGGTACCgggatgaggatggcgaCTTCGTCATGATCGAGAGCGACGATGATATTCAAATCGCCATTTCGGATTGGCGTGAGGGGCTTCGCAACCCAGATAGCGCCGGGGAAATTGACCTGTACTGCGAAGGGGAACTGTTGGAGTGA